Proteins encoded in a region of the Watersipora subatra chromosome 5, tzWatSuba1.1, whole genome shotgun sequence genome:
- the LOC137397567 gene encoding glycoprotein 3-alpha-L-fucosyltransferase A-like, translating into MAITVWKKASFTGIVAICFLSWSILYKRNYFQKVPLSEVAKQQHEEDYFIQSIWNDTGIQQKEQHYLENCKKVDRDEKKLLVSIDARGPALSEKFHFGGCENSNCVFRHCLNNFSLALQADALVFSPNSTQLSLLQELPASVRQRQLWFVFSEESPAYLHNRFNKIINSFNGSITYSRDSVPAQFPYGYTIKEAANYSADINYAQNKTKGAYAYVSNCNSRQYNRLDYMRRLAEYTDVDIFGECTNHQPCPKKNDPKCEAKMHSQYRFYLAFENSLCKEYITEKFWKTLKNEKNIIPVALGGLSVQEYTDVAPPDSFIHAYNFSSVETLGKYLQYLMTDDNAYNRYFAWRRNYKVIVDANTRSVCKLCESINHPKALKSTQNRPFADMWNSKQNCKNL; encoded by the coding sequence ATGGCGATAACTGTCTGGAAGAAGGCCAGCTTCACTGGGATAGTAGCAATCTGTTTCCTCAGTTGGtctattttatataaaagaaaTTATTTCCAAAAAGTACCATTGTCAGAGGTAGCTAAGCAACAACATGAAGAGGACTATTTTATACAGAGCATATGGAATGACACCGGTATACAACAGAAGGAGCAACATTATCTAGAAAACTGCAAAAAAGTTGACAGAGATGAAAAGAAACTGCTAGTGAGTATTGATGCAAGAGGACCAGCATTGAGTGAAAAGTTTCACTTTGGAGGGTGTGAGAATTCAAACTGTGTCTTTAGACACTGTCTGAATAACTTCAGTCTTGCTCTACAGGCAGATGCTCTGGTATTCTCTCCTAACTCTACTCAGCTATCACTACTGCAGGAACTTCCTGCTAGCGTGAGACAGCGTCAGCTATGGTTTGTATTCAGTGAGGAGTCACCGGCTTACCTTCACAACAGATTTAACAAAATCATCAACTCGTTCAATGGAAGTATTACTTACTCTCGAGATTCAGTTCCTGCCCAGTTTCCTTACGGGTACACCATTAAGGAAGCAGCAAACTATTCGGCTGACATAAACTACgcacaaaataaaactaaaggGGCGTACGCCTACGTCTCCAACTGCAACTCCCGGCAGTATAACAGATTAGATTATATGAGAAGACTTGCGGAGTATACAGATGTAGACATTTTTGGAGAGTGCACAAATCATCAACCATGCCCTAAGAAAAATGATCCTAAGTGTGAAGCCAAAATGCATTCACAGTACCGATTCTATCTAGCGTTTGAGAACTCTTTGTGCAAAGAGTACATAACAGAGAAATTTTGGAAAAccttgaaaaatgaaaaaaatataattccAGTTGCACTCGGTGGTTTATCAGTACAAGAATACACTGATGTAGCGCCTCCGGATTCATTTATTCATGCGTACAACTTCTCATCAGTAGAAACACTTGGGAAATACCTTCAGTACCTGATGACAGATGACAATGCCTACAACAGGTACTTTGCGTGGCGCCGTAATTACAAGGTGATAGTGGACGCAAACACACGATCAGTTTGCAAGCTTTGTGAAAGTATCAACCATCCAAAGGCACTAAAATCCACACAGAATCGACCATTTGCTGACATGTGGAATAGTAAACAAAACTGCAAGAATTTGTAA
- the LOC137397566 gene encoding glycoprotein 3-alpha-L-fucosyltransferase A-like yields the protein MRSSRTLKILAAIAISVFLIVLHLGNNLWNKSFNQPRVFNASRSKNEPIVDVERQQEAITLPLKKPKSRKLIVSIDKAGLWMIGRIHFDGCEYSNCDLVYSPDNVSYALQADALAFFPNTQQSSIEFPDAVRQRQLWFVFSKESPAYPSNRFKKIINSFNGSMTYSRDSVPAQLPYGYLKRTTSNLSADINYAYGKTKGAYAYVSHCSSKQYDRLHLMQQLKAYINVDIFGNCTNNKPCPKRIDPKCEAKAHSQYRFYLAFENSLCKEYITEKFWKTLRNEGYFIPIALGGLSVQEYNDVAPPDSFIHVYNFSSVETLGKYLQYLMTDDAAFNRYFEWRSRYSAALDMKATCALCKSVNDPESLRSVQGRPFADEWNNEDNCKDLTISTH from the coding sequence ATGAGAAGCTCCAGGACACTGAAGATTTTAGCAGCGATTGCCATCtctgtttttttaattgttttgcaCCTGGGCAATAATCTCTGGAATAAATCTTTTAATCAACCTCGAGTGTTCAATGCATCTAGGTCAAAAAATGAACCAATTGTGGATGTCGAGCGGCAGCAGGAGGCAATAACTCTGCCGCTTAAAAAACCAAAGAGCAGAAAACTGATAGTGAGTATAGACAAAGCTGGACTTTGGATGATCGGGCGGATCCATTTTGATGGATGTGAGTATTCAAACTGTGATCTCGTCTATAGTCCAGATAATGTCAGCTATGCTCTCCAAGCGGATGCTCTTGCGTTTTTTCCAAATACACAGCAGAGTTCAATAGAATTTCCAGATGCGGTGAGACAGCGTCAGCTATGGTTTGTATTCAGCAAGGAGTCACCCGCTTACCCGTCTAAcaggtttaaaaaaattatcaactCGTTCAATGGAAGTATGACTTACTCCCGAGACTCGGTTCCTGCACAGCTTCCTTATGGCTACCTAAAAAGGACGACCTCCAACCTTTCAGCTGACATAAACTATGCTTATGGCAAGACTAAGGGGGCTTACGCTTACGTCTCCCATTGCTCTTCCAAACAATACGATCGGTTGCACCTGATGCAGCAACTCAAAGCATACATAAATGTAGACATATTTGGAAACTGCACCAATAATAAACCGTGTCCAAAGAGAATTGATCCTAAATGTGAAGCGAAAGCGCACTCTCAATACCGATTCTATCTGGCATTCGAGAACTCTTTATGCAAAGAATACATAACAGAGAAATTCTGGAAAACTCTAAGAAATGAAGGATATTTCATTCCTATAGCTTTAGGCGGTTTATCTGTACAAGAATACAATGATGTGGCTCCACCTGATTCATTTATTCATGTGTACAATTTCTCATCAGTAGAAACACTAGGGAAATACCTTCAGTACCTGATGACAGATGATGCTGCTTTTAACAGGTACTTTGAGTGGCGCAGCCGCTACAGTGCTGCATTAGATATGAAGGCTACTTGCGCTCTTTGTAAATCTGTTAATGACCCTGAGTCCCTCCGATCAGTGCAGGGTCGACCATTTGCTGATGAGTGGAATAATGAAGACAACTGTAAAGACTTAACAATTTCGACTCACTGA